The following are encoded in a window of Phaseolus vulgaris cultivar G19833 chromosome 3, P. vulgaris v2.0, whole genome shotgun sequence genomic DNA:
- the LOC137805667 gene encoding uncharacterized protein, with amino-acid sequence MATTFVYVVCSKNHDSTRHTWRVLENKIATRVNLERRGVLVESSLCCLCGKEEESRRHLFFACSFAWRVWCFCFKWLGVSFVSHIDPASNFVLFKLSMFSDSFNDVWSTIWVGVVGEIWIHRNSIIFNRRVADASEVCALVQAKVWSWISAKCRSTSFSFSSWFLEPLERMRMVS; translated from the exons ATGGCTACAACATTTGTTTACGTGGTCTGTTCCAAAAATCATGATTCCACGCGCCACA CTTGGAGGGTGCTGGAGAATAAGATTGCTACTAGGGTCAATCTGGAAAGGCGTGGGGTGTTGGTGGAAAGTTCTTTGTGTTGTCTATGTGGGAAGGAGGAAGAGTCTCGCCGCCATTTGTTTTTCGCTTGCAGTTTTGCTTGGCGGGTTTGGTGTTTTTGCTTTAAGTGGTTGGGAGTGTCATTTGTGTCTCACATTGATCCTGCGTCAAATTTTGTTCTATTCAAGTTGAGCATGTTTTCTGATTCATTTAATGATGTATGGAGCACAATTTGGGTTGGGGTTGTGGGGGAAATCTGGATTCACAGGAACTCTATCATTTTCAATAGGAGGGTGGCTGACGCGTCAGAAGTGTGTGCATTGGTGCAAGCAAAGGTGTGGTCTTGGATTTCTGCAAAATGTCGTTCTACCTCGTTCTCCTTCTCTAGCTGGTTCTTGGAACCTTTGGAACGTATGAGAATGGTTTCTTGA